One window of the Babesia microti strain RI chromosome IV, complete genome genome contains the following:
- a CDS encoding MIP18 family protein At1g68310 (overlaps_old_locusTagID:BBM_III06710) translates to MIENPNPSLIERSGLKHTFDDSTSELMESFTRNDSNYDHVDIYEVFDLIRDIKDPEHPYSIECLKIVDLESVKVETNPHAIRVTYRPTIPHCSQATLIGLMIYMKIRQNVPMNYKIFVQIEKGYHDSEEAINKQLADKERVSAALENPNLMNMIDEAIYGYVPPDIIDLSI, encoded by the exons ATGATTGAAAACCCTAATCCCTCTCTAATAGAGAGGAGCGGGCTCAAACACACATTTGATGACTCAACGTCCGAACTCATGGAATCATTTACAAGAAACGACTCAAACTATGACCATGTGGATATATAT GAAGTTTTCGACTTAATTAGGGATATAAAAGACCCTGAACATCCCTATTCGATAGAATGCCTAAAAATAGTGGACTTGGAAAGTGTAAAAGTTGAAACTAACCCCCACGCGATAAGAGTGACATACAGGCCAACGATTCCTCACTGTAGTCAA GCCACTTTGATAGGcttgatgatatatatgAAGATTAGGCAAAATGTTCCCATGAATTACAAGATTTTCGTGCAAATTGAAAAGG GATATCATGACAGTGAAGAAGCAATTAACAAGCAGTTGGCAGATAAAGAAAGGGTGTCAGCAGCTTTGGAAAACCCAAATTTAATGAACATGATTGACGAAG CAATCTACGGATACGTGCCGCCTGACATTATTGACCTGTCCATATAA
- a CDS encoding drug metabolite transporter, putative (overlaps_old_locusTagID:BBM_III06705), whose protein sequence is MDQLKDSIDQSNIDRKAALEAIESFLSSKIQAANAGSIRGKKNPAVNDFNNPPIVQSYLSEDEGVTSISEYKNGISDPFYNIAVGTNHSISSAKNIPVSYQPNHTDTNRETPLIQRSIAYFKNKTKFLSKMDTFTSALIPAAITLVITNSAQPLLIFLLRKYGGTPVGAYFFLFPTYLGMICVGLYPTKKPVWKENWIYPGVLAGIDFLHQLIEKAGLLYCGPCLYTVASSSNTLFLALFTSIYLNVKITRNTAISLTIISIAVSFSGSGKLCEINSTHLIGFTLNAFNFVIGEIILKENKIEGPNLVCIMGFISFISLTLWTCVWTIPNWSTIAHHTEMNVYAIFIILFVLFISNFIRSSVYWILIKRAGSLFTGVLKALRIVIVIVISHILFSHIDPMQRITFTKIFTALLCSTGIVIYSIDNNNKIDNYKNEMKGEREAVEDGEDEKIMVNDDV, encoded by the exons ATGGATCAATTAAAAGATTCCATTGATCAATCAAATATTGATCGAAAGGCAGCTCTGGAGGCTATTGAATCCTTTCTTTCCTCTAAAATACAAGCCGCTAATGCGGGGAGTATTCGTGGGAAAAAGAATCCAGCTGTTAACGATTTTAATAACCCGCCAATAGTACAGTCATATTTATCCGAGGATGAGGGGGTAACCAGTATATctgaatataaaaatggaatATCCGACCCCTTTTACAATATTGCCGTAGGTACCAATCATTCCATTTCCTCGGCGAAAAATATACCTGTATCGTATCAGCCGAATCACACTGATACAAATAGAGAAACGCCCCTGATACAACGTAGTATTGCctattttaaaaataaaactAAATTCCTCTCCAAAATGGACACGTTTACCTCGGCGTTGATCCCCGCTGCCATTACCCTGGTCATTACTAACTCAGCACAACCACTACTTATATTCTTGCTTAGAAAATATGGAGGGACTCCG GTGGGTGCCTACTTCTTCCTATTCCCAACCTATCTCGGCATGATCTGCGTCGGCCTATATCCAACCAAAAAACCCGTATG GAAGGAAAATTGGATTTACCCCGGAGTATTAGCTGGAATTGACTTCTTGCATCAGCTTATTGAAAAGGCTGGGTTGCTATACTGCGGTCCATGCCTATACACTGTGGCCAGCAGCAGCAATACTCTGTTCCTAGCGCTATTTACttccatttatttaaatgtaaaaataactaGAAATACTGCAATTTCATTGActattatttcaattgcaGTGTCATTTAGTGGTTCGGGAAAATTGTGCGAAATAAACTCAACACATTTGATCGGCTTTACATTG AACGCATTCAACTTTGTGATAGGAGAGATCATACTCAAAGAAAATAAAATCGAAGGCCCAAACCTCGTCTGTATAATGGGATTCATATCCTTTATCTCTCTCACCCTCTGGACCTGCGTTTGGACCATTCCAAACTGGAGTACAATCGCTCATCATACGGAAATGAATGTATATGccattttcattattttatttgtcctgtttatatcaaatttcatACGGTCTTCTGTATATTGGATACTCATAAAACGTGCTGGATCTCTATTCACAGGTGTGCTAAAGGCGCTCCgaattgttattgttattgtAATAAGTCACATTTTGTTCTCCCACATAGATCCCATGCAGAGGATCACATTCACCAAAATCTTCACCGCTCTGCTG TGTTCAACCGGTATCGTGATCTATTCAATAGACAACAATAATAAGATTGATAACTATAAGAATGAAATGAAGGGGGAGAGAGAAGCGGTTGAGGATGGCGAAGACGAAAAAATCATGGTAAATGATGATGTTTAA